The genomic window CAGCAATGGTTGAAGAGAAAATAATGTGTTGTTTGGTGTCGTAAACCTCGATGATGATCCCCTTTAATTCAATTTCAGGATGATTGGAGATCATCTTTACCACTGTCTTTTGAATCCCCTTTTCGGTGGGAACTCCCCGGGGGAGGGAGGCGTCAAGAATGCCTGCGGTAATTTTCAGAGAATAATCTTTCTGGTCCGCTAGTAATTCTTTTTGCCCTGCATAACGAACGGTTGCCAGAAGGACCAGAATAATTGCAACGAGCAGACTCAGCCAAATTGCCAGTTTGGCCCGAATGGTCATGGGGCTATTCCTTTATTGTATAGCCTACCCCCCGAATGGTTTTGATCAGAGGATGGGCTTCCCCTTTATCGATTTTTCCCCGGAGATAGGCCACATAGACATCAATGACATTGGTTCCCGTGTCAAAATCAATATTCCACACATGTTCCACTATCATGCTCCGTGTCAGTACCCTTCCTGGGTTTCGGATCAAATATTCCATTAAGGCATATTCTTTGTTGGTTAAATCGATTTTTCGGCTTCCCCGAAATACCTCCCGAGTGGTAGGGTCCACTTTAAGGTCGGCCACTTGGAGCAGGGGCCCATGCCCCGGTTTCGCCCGCCTTAGCAAAACCCGAACCCTGGCCAAAAACTCTTCAATGGAAAAAGGTTTAGTCAGGTAGTCATCTCCTCCCGAATCCAAGGTGGCCACTTTATCCGGAACGGCATCCTTGGCGGTTAAAACCAGAATGGGAGTGGTATTTCCTTTTCTTCGGAGTTCCTTTAGGATCGTGACCCCTAATTTTTTCGGAAGCATCAAGTCCAAAACAATCAGGTCATAGTCATAGGCTTCTGCCATGTCCTGACCTTCCTCTCCATCCAAGGCATTGTCTACGGCGTACCGTTCCTCTTCAAGGGCCTGGCGGATAAAATTCCCAACTTTTTTTTCATCTTCAATGACTAAAATACGCATTAAAACCCTTTGAGAATTTTTGAGAAGAATAACGGTGAAATCCCTTTTTGCATTGAGGATTGATGGTATCTTTCCCCCGGTTAGAAGTCAACCGATCGGTTTTATTCCCTTTTTAGGGGTTTTTCTCTTTCAATTCTTCGAAAAAGTGGCCACTGATTTGTATTGTGGCGACACTGGGTAAGAAGAGGGTACTATTTATTAGGAAAAATTTTCAGTATTCATTTCTTTCTTTTTCGGTTACCTACGATGAAACCCGTTTGACTTGCTTTTTCGGAATGTTTAAAATATCAGGAATTGCTTGTTTCCCCCCTTAAATCTTTTTAGGTTTTCCTCGGATAGGATTTTCTTTTCTCAGGCCCTTAAGGGGGCCAAGAAAAATTTAAAAAAGTAAAAAAATAAAACCAGAGGGATTTTCTGTAAAAAAACCGGGTGGAATATGTTTTACGGAAATTTTCCTATGGTTGGTTTAAAGAGGTTCCCCAATAAAAAAGAAGAATAATGTTCCGGGAGAGGAAGGATCCCACCCCGGTTTCAATCGAATTGAAAGGTAAAGGTTATTGAGAATCCTCACAATCAATACTGGAAGTTCTTCTCTTAAATTTCGTGTTTCCGATGTCAATTCCGACAGCAATGAAATACCAAACCTTCGTCACTTGACGGATGGACAGATCCGCTCCATTGGAAACCGATCACAATGTCATTTGGTGATCAATGGAAAAACAACGGTGAATGAAACCCGCCCTATAGGGAATCATTCCGAGGCTGTTCGTAACGTTTTGTCTTGGTTGAAAGAAGGGAAGTGTGGTTTTGAAGCGGTCGGTCACCGAATTGTTCATGGGGGAGAACGATACACTCAAGCGACTTTTTTGAATTTGGAAGTGATTCAAAACATCAAGGCTTTAGAAGGGCTGGCTCCTCTTCACAATCCCATTGGGCTGGAGGCCATTCAGGTTTGCCGTGATTGGGTCAAACCGGAAGTTCCTATGGTGGCAGTTTTTGATACGGCTTTTCATCATACCCTCCCCCCTCGGGCCTTCACCTATGCCATACCCTATGATCTGGCACAACTGTATAAAATCCGTCGCTACGGTTTTCACGGAATCGCCCACCGCTATTTAGCAAGGCGGTATATGGAGATTACCGGGAAACCTGTACCGGGAACCCGATTGATTACATTACAGCTTGGGCATGGATGTTCAGCCGCTGCCATTCGTGATGGGATATCCATCGATACCACCATGGGTTTTACGCCCCTGGAGGGACTGGTCATGGCGACCCGATCGGGGGATGTGGACCCCGCCGTTGTAGCTTTTTTGGCTGAAAAACAGAGGAAACCTGTTTCACAGGTTATTCAAAGCCTCAATGATCAATCGGGGGTGCTCGGTATTTCTGGAAAAACCGCAGATATGAAGGAGCTTTTGGTTTTGGAAGGGAAAGATGAACGGGCAAAATTAGCCCTGGATGTTTATTGCTATCGACTCCTTAAATGCATCGGGGCTTATCTAACGGTCCTCTCAGGGGCTGATGGCATTATCTTTAGCGGGGGGGTGGGGGAGCATGCTTCAAGCCTCCGGGAGCGTATTTGTAATGGGTTAGCCTGGTGTGGGATTCAGATCGACCCAGAGCGAAACCGGCTGGCCATTGGGAAAGAGGCCTGTATTAGTAAGGATTCCTCGTCCAGTAAGGTCTACGTGATTCCCGTGGATGAGGAATCCATCATCGCTCAAGAAACGTTTCGATGTTTGATTTAGGACAGGAGGAAAGGTATGAGTCAGACCCTATTGGATCAAGAATTAAAGAGCATTGATGGATACTGGAGGGCTGCAAACTATTTATCCGTAGGCCAAATCTATCTTCTGGATAACCCGTTACTGAAACAACCCCTCAAATTGGAGCATATTAAACCTCGATTGTTGGGTCATTGGGGAACCACCCCAGGGTTAAATTTCATTTACGTTCATCTGAATCGGGTTATCAAAAAATATGATCTGGATATGATCTATATCTGTGGGCCTGGACATGGTGGTCCAGGAATGGTGGCCAATACCTACTTGGAAGGAACCTACAGTGAGGTCTATCCGAACATTTCTCAGGATACCGAAGGGATGAGGAAACTCTTTAAGCAGTTCTCTTTTCCGGGAGGTATTCCCAGCCACGTTGCACCCGAAACCCCGGGGTCCATTCATGAAGGCGGCGAACTCGGTTATGCGGTTTCTCATGCCTATGGGGCCGTTTTTGATAATCCTAATTTGATGGTTGCCTGTGTGGTGGGAGATGGGGAAGCGGAAACAGGTCCCCTGGCAGCGGCCTGGCATTCCAATAAGTTTCTCAACCCTATTTCCGATGGGGCTGTTCTACCCATTCTGCATCTAAACGGGTTTAAAATTGCCAACCCCACAATTTTGGCTCGAATCAGCACCCGGGAGTTGGAAAGCCTGTTCATCGGTTATGGCTACAAACCTTATTTTGTGGAGGGAGCCGATCCGGAGAAAATGCACCGTATGATGGCGGAAACACTTGAACAGGTGATTCAAGAGATCAAAATGATTCAAAAAGAAGCCCGTTCCAAAGGATCCACTAAACGTCCCCTGTGGCCCATGATTGTAATGAGAACCCCGAAGGGTTGGACAGGACCCAAAGAAGTAGACGGAAAAAAGACAGAAGATTACTGGCGTTCCCACCAGGTGCCTCTGTCCGAATTGGCCCAGAAAAAAGACCACATCAAGTTGCTCGAGAAATGGATGAAGAGTTATAAGCCAGAAGAACTATTTAATGAACATGGAACACTGATTCCTGAATTAACGGCCCTTGCCCCTCAAGGGACTCGGCGGATGGGAGCCAACCCCCATGCCAATGGAGGAGTACTTTTAAAAAATCTCAAATTACCTGATTTCCGTGAGTATGCAGTGGATGTCCCTAAACCCGGAACCGTCGTGACGGAGTCTACCCGGGTGATGGGGCAATACCTTCGGGATGTTATGAAGCTTAATCTGGAGGCAAAAAATTTTCGAGTATTTGGCCCCGACGAGACCGCTTCGAACAGGTTGGGAAGCCTGTTTGAGGTGACCAACCGGACGTGGATGGCTGATCTAACCTCCGATGATGATCATCTTTCCCCGGACGGGCGCGTTATGGAAATCCTGAGTGAGCATACCTGTCAGGGATGGTTAGAAGGGTATCTTTTAACGGGAAGACACGGTTTTTTTTCGACCTACGAGGCTTTTGTGCATGTGGTTGATTCCATGTTTAACCAGCATGCCAAATGGCTCAAGGTTACCCGGCAAGAGATTCCATGGCGGCGGCCCATCGCCTCGTTGAACTATTTGTTAACCTCCCATGTGTGGCGGCAAGACCATAACGGGTTTTCCCATCAAGATCCCGGTTTCATTGATCATGTGGTCAATAAAAAAGCCGAGGTGGTTAGGGTCTATCTTCCCCCAGATGCCAATACGCTCCTTTCGGTAACCAATCATTGCCTTCGAAGCCGGAATTATGTCAATGTCATTGTGGCAGGGAAGCAACCGGCCCTTCAGTTTTTGAATATGGAGGCGGCGATAAAACACTGTGCGGCTGGAATCGGGATTTGGGAATGGGCCAGCACAGACCGGGGGTCCGAACCCGATGTGGTGATGGCCTGTTGCGGGGATATTCCTACCTTGGAGACACTTGCCGCTGTGAATTTGCTTCAACAGTATTTCCCAGATCTTAAAATTCGGGTGATCAACGTTGTTAATTTAATGAAACTGCAACCACAGAGTGAACACCCCCACGGCTTATCGGATAAAGAATTTGATACCCTCTTTACGGCGGATAAACCCATCATTTTTGCCTTCCATGGGTATCCGTGGTTGATTCACCGGTTAACCTATCGAAGAACAAACCACAAGAATCTTCATGTTCGGGGGTATAAAGAGGAGGGGACGACCAGTACACCATTCGATATGGTGGTCCGGAATGACCTAGACCGCTTTCACCTGGTGGGGGATGTGATTGACCGGGTTACAAAGCTGGGATCCATGGCTGCCTATGCAAAACAGGAAATTCGCGACAAGCTTATCGATCACAAGGAATATATTGCGAAACACGGAGATGATATGCCCGAAATTCGGGACTGGAAGTGGTCCCGGAGTTCGTCCAAATAAGGAGAGGGAAATGAAATGATTTAAAACAATCTTTTGTTTTTGATGAGAACATGGTTTGCCACGCTCCGTGTGGGCGGTCAAGAAAACCCAAAAAGGGAGATTTAAGCAAATATTAGCGGCCGCCGACACAGTTAATAGTGAAGACCCCGATGGCGCCATCCGAAATTAATTAAACTTGCTATTCTCCGTAGCTCGCTACGGGGTGACCGCTTAGGTTCCCCCTTTGGAAAAGGGGGATAAAGGGGGATTTGAGGATTTAGTTTTTCCACTGAATACCACCCCGCAGTCTTGCTGCGGGGATTTTTATTAACAAAATAATGGATTTGGCTACATCCCTGACCTTTCAAAAAAAAGTCAACTTTATGTTATGCATCTATGGTCCTTCGGTAAGATTCTTTAACCCGTTAATTGTTCGGTATGGGTGGGAAAGCGGGATCGGTTTATCTCTCCGTCCATACTGGAGGATGAGTCATTCGATAGGTTCTTCATAAAAATACCGATCGAAAATATTTAAAATGAATGAAAAAAATTCAATTGAAAAAGAAATCTCTTGGCACGCCCTTGGAGTCGAACTGGTCTACCGGGACATTTCAACCCGACCTGAGGGACTGACACATTCAGATGCCGAATCCCGTTTGGCCAAATATGGTCTGAATTGTCTGAGCCCGCCAAAGAGGCGGGGGCTTTTGGTCCGTTTTCTGGTTCAATTTCATAATGTCCTGATTTATGTGCTTTTGGGGGCAGGGGTGGTGACCTCTTTTCTTCAGCACTGGGTGGATTCTGGGGTCATTTTTGGGGTGGTGTTGATCAATGCTCTCATCGGGTTTATTCAAGAAGGGAAGGCTGAAAGGGCGATGGAAGCCATTCGGACCATGCTTTCTTTAAACGCTTTTGTTCACCGGGAAGGGAAACGTTTCATGGTTCCTGCCGAAACCTTGGTTCCCGGGGATGTGGTGTTTTTGCAATCCGGGGATAAGGTTCCCGCCGATATTCGACTGATCCGTATTCATGAACTGAGAATTGACGAAGCCGCCCTCACAGGAGAATCGGTTCCCGTTGGAAAATCGATCGCTCCGGTAGCAGAAAATTCGGTACTGGGGGATAGAACCTGTATGGCCTATTCTGGAACACTGGTGACCTATGGTCAGGGAACGGGTGTGGTGATTGCCACGGGAGATGCCACAGAGCTGGGCCGGATCAACCAGATGCTTAAAAAAGTTCAACCGTTGACGACCAAACTTTTGGTTCAAATGGCTGAATTTGGCCATCGGTTAACCATTGCCATTATGGCCGTGGCCCTGGCGACATTTGGGTTTGGGGTGCTCATTCGAAATTATCCGGTCAGTGAGATGTTTCTTGCTGGGGTAGCCCTGGCGGTGGCCGCGATTCCCGAGGGTCTCCCTGCCATTATTACTATTACATTGGCCATCGGGGTTCAATGTATGGCCCGCCAAAACGCGATTATCCGCAGGCTTCCGGCGGTGGAAACATTGGGGTCCGTCACGGTGATTTGCTCGGATAAAACCGGGACCCTTACCCGTAATGAAATGATGGTGCAAGGGGTGGTGACTACGGATGGCCTGTTTGATGTTTCCGGGACGGGATATGATCCCCACGGAGAGTTGTTGTTGAATGGAAACCTGATCACTGGGGAAGAATATCCGAGTTTGATTGAGGTTTCCCGTGGGGCTCTCCTCTGTAATGATGCGGAACTTCATGAGGAGAATGGAAAGTGGAAAATCCATGGGGATCCAACGGAGGGTGCTTTAATTCCTCTGGCCATGAAAATGGGATTGAATCCCTCCCTGGAAAAAGAGAATTATCCCCGAATGGATATTATCCCGTTTGAATCGGAACACCGGTTTATGGCCACATTGCACCATGACCATGCAGGCCATGGTTTTATTTATGTGAAGGGGGCCCCGGAACGTTTAATGGAAATGTGCAACCGCCAGTTCCAAAACGGGGATGAGAGGCCATTGGATATTGGGTATTGGCACGGCCGCATGGAGGAAATTGCAGGCGGGGGGCAGCGTTTGCTGGCTTTGGCCCTGCGGGAAACGGGTACAGACCATTACGCATTGAAATTTTCTGATTTGGACGGGGATCTTACTCTCATAGGAATCTTCGGGATTACGGACCCTCCTAGAAATGAAGCCGTGGAGGCGGTGAAATTATGTAAAACCGCAGGAATACGCGTAAAAATGATTACAGGGGACCACGCGGTGACCGCCCGCGCTATCGGGGCCCAAATGGGAATCGGGGACGGAAAAACCGCAATGACCGGAAAAGACCTGGAAACCCTGGGGAAAGAAGATCTGCGCCGAGCGGTTCAACAGGTCGATGTATTTGCCCGGGTTAGCCCGGAGCATAAATTGAAGTTGGTTCAGGCCATTCAGGCCAACGGGGAAATTGTTGCAATGACGGGTGATGGTGTTAACGACGCCCCCGCCTTAAAGCAGGCGGACGTGGGGGTGGCCATGGGCATTAAAGGAACTGAAGTAGCCAAAGAAGCCTCTGAAATGGTTTTGGCCGATGACAATTTTGCATCCATCGCCCGTGCAGTTGAAGGAGGACGAACGGTTTATGATAATATCCAAAAAGCCATTGCCTATATTTTACCCACCAGTGTGGGTGAAGCGGGAATCATTATTGCTGCTATTTTTGCCGGGGGATTGCTGCCCATTACACCGGTTCAAATTCTTTGGGTGAATATGATTACGACGGTGACCCTTGCACTTGCATTGGCTTTTGAACCCGCGGAGGCGGGGGTGATGAAACGCCCTCCCCGGAAACCCCGCGAACCGATCCTGTCATTTTTTTTAGTGTGGCGAATCTTGTTTGTTTCCCTTATTTTTATTGTCGGAACCTTTGGGTTTTTTCTATGGGATCACTTGCATGGAATTCCGATTCAAACCTCCCGTACCCTGGCTGTGAATACGTTGGTGGTTTTTGAAGTGTTTTACCTTTTGAACACACGGCTTTTAAAAGACTCTGTTCTGAACCGTTCGGGAATGTTGGGGAATCCCTATATCTACGTGGCGATCGGCGTGGTAATGTTTGCTCAGATTTTATTCTCCTATGCCCCCTTCATGCAAATCCTTTTCGATACGACTTCCATTACGTTCATGGATTGGGCCAGAATTACTTTGGTGGCGGCAACGGTGTTTGTATTGGTGGAAATTGAAAAATGTTTTATTCGAAAACGTGAATTGAGGAAGAAACCCCTTCCCCATTCGCTTTTGACACAAACCCCTTAGTGTTGTGTCTTAGAAATACGTTGAAAAAATCAAGGCCGTCATTCCCGCGAAAGCGGGAAACCAGAAGTCAAAAAACACTGGATTCCGGCTCGTTCCCACTGGCGCGGTAATGGCCGGAATGACACAGGAAATAATCAATTTATTTGTGGGCTGAGACACTAAGATGGACCCTATATAAAATTTTTTAGGGATATTGTGGTTAGCGGCAGGTTGGGTTAAATTGACTTGGGAAACACAATGGTTTTCAACAAAAAAAAAGGGCTTTTTGAAATCCTTTGGTTTTCTCGGACAATGGTTTAACCTATCCCGATTGTACTTACAAATTGTAAATTACGACTCTTTTCTAAGGATGAAATATGACAAATTCGCTTTATCACCATTTTATTGCTGAAGGTCCAGAGGAACTCCAGGGGCTTTCGGAACTTTCGTTAGACCTACAGTGGACTTGGAGCCATTTCAGCGATCAGCTTTGGGAAATGATCGATCCCGAGGCGTGGGATCGGACACGCAACCCCTATTATATAATGCAAAGTGCCTCCCGAGCCCGTCTTTTAGAAATAGTCCGGGATGATGTGTTAAGGGAAAAAATTCGTGGATGGCTCAATAAACGAAAGGAATATTTGGAAGATAAAGGTTGGTTTGGGAAAACCTATCCCGTGACGGATCTCAAAAAAATCGCCTATTTCAGTATGGAGTTTGGATTGGGTGAAGCCCTTCCCATCTATTCGGGGGGCCTTGGAATACTTGCAGGAGATTTTCTTAAAACAGCCAGCGATTTGGGTGTTCCTGTTGTGGGCATTGGCCTACTTTACCAGCAAGGGTATTTTAGGCAGGTGCTCTCAAGTGACGGGTGGCAACTGGAGGCCTTCCCCTACAATGATCCCACTACTCTTCCAATTGTTCCCGTTCAAAATAAAGAAGGAGGACTTTTACGGGTAAAGGTGGAGCTTCCTGGGAGAACATTGCTGTTAAGAATTTGGGAGGTATTGGTTGGAAAAGTTAAATTATACCTTTTGGACAGTAATGATCCCTTCAATAGTCCTTGGGACCGTGGTTTAACCTCGAATCTGTATCCATCTGGAAAGGAACAACGTTTAATCCAGGAAATTGCTTTAGGTCTAGGGGGTTGGTCTGCTCTGGAACAATTGGGTGAAGAGGTTGACGTTCTTCACCTCAATGAAGGACACGCCGCTTTTGCCGGTATTGCCCGCGCTCACCAGTATATGAGGGAAACCGGCCAATCTTTTTCTGTTGCCCTCAGAGCGGTGAGGGCCGGTAATGTATTTACAACCCATACCCCCGTGAAAGCTGCATTTGACCAATTTGATCCAACTTTGGTTGCGCCGTACCTTAAAAGAATTTCTGAAATGATGGACATTTCAGACAAACAAATTTTGGCATTGGGACGGAAAAAACCAGAAGATACAAGTGAGCCCTTCAACATGGCCTATTTGGCCATGAATGAAAGCCGGTATATCAACGGTGTGAGCCAACTTCACGGAAAAGTCAGCCGCCAATTATTTCAGCCTTTATTCCCCCGATGGCCTGAAGAAGAAGTTCCTGTTCAACATGTGACCAATGGGGTACACATGCCCAGCTGGGACTCTCAAGCCGCTGATGAACTTTGGACCGCAAAATGCGGAAAAGACCGTTGGCTGGTGGCAACAGGTGATTTATGTAAGGTGATGGACGAGACTTCTTTTATTGAGATTTGGAATATGCGGACGGCGGGAAGAAAATCTTTGGTTCATTATATTCGAAACCGGTTGGTTCGCCAATTCAAGGGGGGGGGTAAACCCCCTGAACTGATTGAGCGGGCAAAAAAAGTGCTGGATCCGAATGCGCTTACTTTGGGGTTTGCCAGACGGTTTACCTCCTACAAACGTCCCACTCTTTTACTTCATGATTCCGAGCGAATGGCAAAAATTCTCCTTAATTCTAAGTATCCGGTCCAATTGATTGTTGCGGGTAAATCCCATCCCAATGATCAGGAAGGAAAAAAAATGGTTCAATCCATGGCACGGTTTGCCCATCGATTGGATTTATTTAACCATGTTGTTTTCTTGGAAGATTATGATATTACTCTGGCCCAACAGTTGGCTGCAGGGATTGATATTTGGATGAATACCCCAAGGAGGCCCAATGAGGCCAGTGGAACCAGTGGGATGAAGGTTTTGGTCAACGGGGGTTTGAACCTTTCTGAGTTGGATGGGTGGTGGGCCGAAGCCTATACCCCCGAGGTGGGGTGGGGTCTTGGAGATGGAAGGGAACACAACGAACCGGTATGGGATGCCATTGAAGCAGAGCAAATGTACACCCTTTTAGAGGAACAGATCATTCGGGAATTTTATACCCGTGACCCACAGGGAATCCCCTCCAGGTGGGTAGAGCGCATTCGTAAAAGTATGTCCTCATTAACACCCCATTTTAGTGCTAACCGTATGGTTCGTGAATACACGGAGAAATATTATCTTCCGGCTTCGAAAGCAGTTCAAAAGCGAACCGCTCAACAGGGCAAGGTTGCCCTTGAAATTGAAAATTGGTGTAAAACCCTTTCCGAAAACTGGGAAGAATTACGGTTCGGAGAGGTAAAGGTTGATCAGGAACATGATGAGTGGCATTTCCACGCGCAGGTCTATTGTGGGGAAATAGATCCCTCTTTTATTCAAGTGGAGGGGTATGCGGAGCCCAAAAATCCTGACCACCCACACCGGTTTGTCATGACCCGAAAGGGGACCATTTCAGGTGCGGTCAATGGTCACCTTTATTTTGGAAAAATTCCGATTACACGGCCGGCGGATGACTATACCCTTCGGGTGGTTCCCTTTCACCCTGAAGCTGGCGTTCCAATGGAGGCCAATACCATCCTTTGGCAACGGTAAATATTGAAAAGAGGATTCAGTTGAAACCACACAGCCCCCTCTAATTGGTAGGTTTTCAATCAGGGATGGCTTCCGATTAAAAAGTTTTTGAAAATAACCGGGATTAACTAATGGATTCAAAAAACAAAACACCTCAAAGCCAGAAGATAGAAAAGGCCGATATTTTAATTGGGATTCCAACCTATAACAATGCCGATACCATTGGTCCTTTGGTTGAAACCATCCGTTCAGGTCTAGCCCAAAACTTTCCAAGTCAAAAGTCGGTTTTGGTAATTTCGGATGGGGGTTCTGAAGATGGGACCACCAAAATAATATCCCAATCCAACGGGAATTTACCCAGTATTTTCCTGACCCATTCATTGGATTCCTCACAAACTTTTTCCTTTCCTTACCACGGAATCCCTGGACGGGGAACCGCTTTTCAAAAAATTTTGGAAATGGCCAAAGATCTGGAAGTGAAAGCGTGCGCTGTTTTGGATCCTCATCTTTTTAACCTGACTACCGAGTGGGCTGAAAAGTTATTAGATCCTGTTCTGGAAGAGAATTTTGACCTGGTGGTTCCCTTATTCCACCGCCAACCTTATGATGGAACCATTACAAAAAGCATCATTTACCCTCTGATACGGGCCCTTTATGGGAAAAGGATCCGCCAGCCCATAGGAGGGGAGTTTTGTTTGAGTGGAGAGTTTTCAGGAATGATTGTTGCACAAGATTACTGGGAATCGGAAAACGCTGATTTGGGTGTGGATACCTGGTTGGTGACAACAGCCCTTGCACGGCAAAAAAAAGTGTGTGAGACCTATTGGGGGGTGCGGAACCAGAAAATGAAAAAGACAGGGGTGAACCTTCCCACTTTGGTTAATCAGATTGTAGGGTCGGTTTTTAAGCAAATGGAAGAGAATGTGAATATCTGGGAATCCATTCGGGGTTCAGAAAGGGTTCCCATTTTCGGCGCTCCACCCAAAACACACCTGGATCCCATCAAGGTCAATGTTCAACATATGGTCAATGCATTCCAGCTTGGATTGAGGGAATTCTCTCCTCTTTGGGAGGAAATCTTAAGTCCCGATGTTTTAAAAGGGTTACAAAAATTAAAAATCTCTTCCCAAAATTTGAAAATGCCCGATGACCTGTGGGTTCAAATTATTTATGATTTTGCGCTGGCTTTCTATCGAAGGGCCATTCCCCATGACCACTTATTAAAATCTTTGACACCTCTCTACTTAGGCCAAATTGCGTCTTTCATTTTAGAGACTCAGCATGGGGGCGATTCCGAAAGAGAAAAGAAAATTGAAACCTTATGTTTGGTTTTTGAAAAACAAAAGGAATACCTTGCGATGCAATGGGGTCAATCTAATATTTCTGGAGAACCGTCATGAAAAATTTATGGGACACTGCATTCATCGAACCCATGAGAGAGTTTTTGAGGCAAGTGGGATCTTTTCTTCCTCATCTATTTGTGATGCTGGTGATTATTGCCATAGGGTTTGGGATGGCCTGGGCGATGCTTCACCTGGTTCAACGGCTCCTTGGATTCATGTCGTTTGACCAATTGAGTTCCCGTTTAGGGTTATCCAGGGCCTTAGTGAAAGGGGGAGTTAAAAACCCTCCCTCTGCCATCATCAGTCAATTTCTCTATTGGGTGATTCTGTTGGCTTTCATCCTTCTAGGGCTAGGTGCCTTGAACCTGACAGCCGTTGATCAATTCGTTGCCCAAGCGCTTTGGTATATTCCCAAAGTCTTTATTTCTTTTGTGATCCTGGTGGTGGGTTTTATTTTAGGAAATTTTTTTGGGCAGGCGATTCTCATTGCCGCGGTGAACGCTCAGATTAGGGAAGCCGGACTATTGGGGAAAGGTGTGCGGTTAGGGATCATTCTTTTTTCCGTTGCCATGGCTTTTGAGCAGCTTGGAATTGCAACACAAATCATTGTTGCGGCGTTTTCAATCGCCTTTGGAGGCATCGTGTTGGCCCTTTCGCTCGCTTGTGGATTGGGGGGAAAGGACTTGGCCAAGGA from Nitrospiria bacterium includes these protein-coding regions:
- a CDS encoding response regulator transcription factor; translated protein: MRILVIEDEKKVGNFIRQALEEERYAVDNALDGEEGQDMAEAYDYDLIVLDLMLPKKLGVTILKELRRKGNTTPILVLTAKDAVPDKVATLDSGGDDYLTKPFSIEEFLARVRVLLRRAKPGHGPLLQVADLKVDPTTREVFRGSRKIDLTNKEYALMEYLIRNPGRVLTRSMIVEHVWNIDFDTGTNVIDVYVAYLRGKIDKGEAHPLIKTIRGVGYTIKE
- a CDS encoding acetate kinase translates to MRILTINTGSSSLKFRVSDVNSDSNEIPNLRHLTDGQIRSIGNRSQCHLVINGKTTVNETRPIGNHSEAVRNVLSWLKEGKCGFEAVGHRIVHGGERYTQATFLNLEVIQNIKALEGLAPLHNPIGLEAIQVCRDWVKPEVPMVAVFDTAFHHTLPPRAFTYAIPYDLAQLYKIRRYGFHGIAHRYLARRYMEITGKPVPGTRLITLQLGHGCSAAAIRDGISIDTTMGFTPLEGLVMATRSGDVDPAVVAFLAEKQRKPVSQVIQSLNDQSGVLGISGKTADMKELLVLEGKDERAKLALDVYCYRLLKCIGAYLTVLSGADGIIFSGGVGEHASSLRERICNGLAWCGIQIDPERNRLAIGKEACISKDSSSSKVYVIPVDEESIIAQETFRCLI
- a CDS encoding phosphoketolase family protein, whose protein sequence is MSQTLLDQELKSIDGYWRAANYLSVGQIYLLDNPLLKQPLKLEHIKPRLLGHWGTTPGLNFIYVHLNRVIKKYDLDMIYICGPGHGGPGMVANTYLEGTYSEVYPNISQDTEGMRKLFKQFSFPGGIPSHVAPETPGSIHEGGELGYAVSHAYGAVFDNPNLMVACVVGDGEAETGPLAAAWHSNKFLNPISDGAVLPILHLNGFKIANPTILARISTRELESLFIGYGYKPYFVEGADPEKMHRMMAETLEQVIQEIKMIQKEARSKGSTKRPLWPMIVMRTPKGWTGPKEVDGKKTEDYWRSHQVPLSELAQKKDHIKLLEKWMKSYKPEELFNEHGTLIPELTALAPQGTRRMGANPHANGGVLLKNLKLPDFREYAVDVPKPGTVVTESTRVMGQYLRDVMKLNLEAKNFRVFGPDETASNRLGSLFEVTNRTWMADLTSDDDHLSPDGRVMEILSEHTCQGWLEGYLLTGRHGFFSTYEAFVHVVDSMFNQHAKWLKVTRQEIPWRRPIASLNYLLTSHVWRQDHNGFSHQDPGFIDHVVNKKAEVVRVYLPPDANTLLSVTNHCLRSRNYVNVIVAGKQPALQFLNMEAAIKHCAAGIGIWEWASTDRGSEPDVVMACCGDIPTLETLAAVNLLQQYFPDLKIRVINVVNLMKLQPQSEHPHGLSDKEFDTLFTADKPIIFAFHGYPWLIHRLTYRRTNHKNLHVRGYKEEGTTSTPFDMVVRNDLDRFHLVGDVIDRVTKLGSMAAYAKQEIRDKLIDHKEYIAKHGDDMPEIRDWKWSRSSSK
- a CDS encoding cation-transporting P-type ATPase; this encodes MNEKNSIEKEISWHALGVELVYRDISTRPEGLTHSDAESRLAKYGLNCLSPPKRRGLLVRFLVQFHNVLIYVLLGAGVVTSFLQHWVDSGVIFGVVLINALIGFIQEGKAERAMEAIRTMLSLNAFVHREGKRFMVPAETLVPGDVVFLQSGDKVPADIRLIRIHELRIDEAALTGESVPVGKSIAPVAENSVLGDRTCMAYSGTLVTYGQGTGVVIATGDATELGRINQMLKKVQPLTTKLLVQMAEFGHRLTIAIMAVALATFGFGVLIRNYPVSEMFLAGVALAVAAIPEGLPAIITITLAIGVQCMARQNAIIRRLPAVETLGSVTVICSDKTGTLTRNEMMVQGVVTTDGLFDVSGTGYDPHGELLLNGNLITGEEYPSLIEVSRGALLCNDAELHEENGKWKIHGDPTEGALIPLAMKMGLNPSLEKENYPRMDIIPFESEHRFMATLHHDHAGHGFIYVKGAPERLMEMCNRQFQNGDERPLDIGYWHGRMEEIAGGGQRLLALALRETGTDHYALKFSDLDGDLTLIGIFGITDPPRNEAVEAVKLCKTAGIRVKMITGDHAVTARAIGAQMGIGDGKTAMTGKDLETLGKEDLRRAVQQVDVFARVSPEHKLKLVQAIQANGEIVAMTGDGVNDAPALKQADVGVAMGIKGTEVAKEASEMVLADDNFASIARAVEGGRTVYDNIQKAIAYILPTSVGEAGIIIAAIFAGGLLPITPVQILWVNMITTVTLALALAFEPAEAGVMKRPPRKPREPILSFFLVWRILFVSLIFIVGTFGFFLWDHLHGIPIQTSRTLAVNTLVVFEVFYLLNTRLLKDSVLNRSGMLGNPYIYVAIGVVMFAQILFSYAPFMQILFDTTSITFMDWARITLVAATVFVLVEIEKCFIRKRELRKKPLPHSLLTQTP